The following proteins come from a genomic window of Bradysia coprophila strain Holo2 unplaced genomic scaffold, BU_Bcop_v1 contig_138, whole genome shotgun sequence:
- the LOC119073506 gene encoding parafibromin, giving the protein MADPLSLLRQYNINKKEIIEREGQIIFGEFSWPKNVKTNYLKYGSGKKGAPREYYTLECLLYLLKNVQLQHSVYVRQCAAEDIPAVNRPDRKELLAYLNGDTATCASIDKSAPLEIPTQVKRPIESDGLDSIAKKARYEDTQVQQVRERLAARLDVNKKEASVNIDNIKSLSEAMSVEKIAAIKAKRLANKRTTIKRNDNDDAMGTDLRAILDFDVDSTKDIISRERQWRTRTSILQSTGKMFAKNIMAILQSVKNREEGKARPVQPQIRLPEPTLHRPTPQPAQYNRYDQERFNKQKEETEGFKIDTMGTYHGMSLKSVTEGSQQQKKQQIAQMPPGRPKEMLPTAQARVIPQNMNKRPSRTPIIIIPGTNSSLITMFNAKDILQDMKFVTTEDKKAQGCPRENEVLLQRNKEANCTVPYRIIDNPAKLTPQEWTRVVAVFVMGPAWQFKGWPWDGNPVEIFSKICAFHLRYDEMKLDANVARWAVTVLNLSRTKRHLDRAVLMTFWERLDKHIAKNKPELRF; this is encoded by the exons ATGGCAGATCCATTGAGTTTATTACGTCAAtacaacataaacaaaaaggaaatcaTAGAACGTGAGGGACAGATTATATTTGGCGAATTTTCTTGgccaaaaaatgtgaaaacaaaTTACCTCAAATATGG ATCGGGAAAGAAAGGCGCTCCGCGTGAATACTACACACTTGAGTGCCTTTTATATTTGCTAAAGAATGTCCAACTGCAGCATTCAGTGTATGTTCGTCAGTGTGCT GCGGAAGACATACCTGCCGTAAATCGGCCGGATCGTAAAGAATTGTTGGCATATTTAAATGGTGATACGGCGACATGCGCGAGCATCGACAAAAGTGCCCCATTGGAAATACCAACTCAAGTTAAACGACCCATCGAGTCGGATGGGCTAGACAGCATAGCCAAAAAAGCTCGCTATGAAGACACTCAAGTGCAACAAGTTCGTGAACGATTGGCGGCTCGTTTGGATGTGAATAAAAAAGAAGCCTCTGTCAACATCGACAACATCAAGTCTCTGTCGGAAGCGATGTCTGTTGAAAAAATTGCCGCAATCAAGGCTAAGCGTTTGGCTAATAAACGTACGACTATCAAACGGAATGATAACGACGACGCAATGGGAACCGATTTACGAGCAATTTTGGACTTTGATGTCGATTCAACGAAGGATATCATCAGTCGAGAACGGCAATGGCGGACCAGAACCAGCATACTACAGAGTACTGGCAAGATGTTTGCAAAGAATATAATGGCAATTCTACAAAGTGTAAAGAATCGTGAAGAAGGAAAGGCTCGACCCGTACAGCCTCAAATTCGTCTGCCAGAGCCAACAC ttCATCGTCCCACCCCTCAACCTGCCCAGTATAATCGTTACGATCAGGAACGATTCAACAAACAGAAAGAAGAAACCGAAGGCTTCAAAATCGATACGATGGGTACTTATCACGGCATGTCACTGAAATCGGTGACTGAAGGTTCTCAGCAACAGAAAAAACAGCAAATCGCTCAGATGCCACCAGGTCGACCGAAAGAAATGTTGCCAACAGCTCAAGCTCGAGTCATTCCCCAGAATATGAACAAACGACCGTCCCGTACGCCAATCATCATCATTCCGGGAACTAATTCTAGTCTCATCACGATGTTCAATGCAAAGGACATTTTGCAAGATATGAAGTTTGTGACGACGGAAGACAAGAAGGCGCAAGGTTGTCCAAGAGAAAATGAAGTGCTGCTGCAACGGAACAAGGAAGCAAACTGCACTGTCCCATACAGAATAATCGACAATCCTGCCAAATTGACGCCACAAGAATGGACTCGTGTTGTCGCCGTTTTCGTTATGGGACCAGCTTGGCAATTTAAAGGTTGGCCATGGGATGGTAATCCAGTCGAAATATTCTCGAAAA TTTGTGCATTTCACTTGCGATACGACGAAATGAAATTGGATGCGAATGTTGCACGCTGGGCTGTAACTGTTTTGAATTTGTCGCGCACTAAACGACATCTGGATCGAGCAGTGTTAATGACATTTTGGGAAAGACTGGACAAACACATTGCGAAGAATAAACCCGAACTCCGATTCTGA
- the LOC119073625 gene encoding 5-formyltetrahydrofolate cyclo-ligase isoform X3, with protein sequence MLNGLTMSTVSNPAKKLLRAEIKKVLASMTKEDQAKQSASITHQITSMEIFKQSSRVSVYLSTDGEVSTKELLNVMFEEKKEVFVPSYSGKTMKMVKINDIEDYESLPLTKWNIKQPRAGDSRENANLTGGLDLILLPGVAFTKSGGRMGHGMGYYDKYIQGLFDTCPGRAAPNEWRGNLNGKMNEKKTILIGLAFKQQVVENVPIDETDILLDSVITSE encoded by the exons AACAATGTCGACCGTTTCgaatccagctaaaaaactacTCCGagcagaaataaaaaaagttcttgCATCGATGACGAAGGAGGATCAAGCTAAGCAATCTGCGTCGATAACACATCAG ATTACATCGATGGAAATATTCAAACAATCTAGTCGTGTGAGCGTCTATCTAAGTACGGATGGCGAAGTGTCTACTAAAGAATTACTGAATGTAATGTTTGAGGAAAAGAAGGAG GTGTTCGTACCCAGCTATTCTggtaaaacaatgaaaatggtaaaaatcaATGACATTGAAGACTACGAAAGTCTTCCATTAACCAAATGGAATATTAAACAACCCCGAGCTGGTGATTCGAGAGAAAACGCAAATCTCACAG GTGGTCTAGATTTGATATTGTTGCCAGGAGTAGCATTTACAAAAAGTGGTGGTAGAATGGGTCACGGAATGGGTTATTACGACAAATATATACAGGGTTTATTCGACACTTGTCCTGGTCGTGCAGCACCAAATGAATGGAGAGGCAATTTGAACggaaaaatgaacgaaaagaaaacaatccTCATAGGACTTGCATTTAAGCAACAAGTTGTCGAAAATGTTCCAATAGATGAGACAGATATTTTACTAGATTCTGTCATTACAAGTGAGTga
- the LOC119073625 gene encoding 5-formyltetrahydrofolate cyclo-ligase isoform X4, protein MSTVSNPAKKLLRAEIKKVLASMTKEDQAKQSASITHQITSMEIFKQSSRVSVYLSTDGEVSTKELLNVMFEEKKEVFVPSYSGKTMKMVKINDIEDYESLPLTKWNIKQPRAGDSRENANLTGGLDLILLPGVAFTKSGGRMGHGMGYYDKYIQGLFDTCPGRAAPNEWRGNLNGKMNEKKTILIGLAFKQQVVENVPIDETDILLDSVITSE, encoded by the exons ATGTCGACCGTTTCgaatccagctaaaaaactacTCCGagcagaaataaaaaaagttcttgCATCGATGACGAAGGAGGATCAAGCTAAGCAATCTGCGTCGATAACACATCAG ATTACATCGATGGAAATATTCAAACAATCTAGTCGTGTGAGCGTCTATCTAAGTACGGATGGCGAAGTGTCTACTAAAGAATTACTGAATGTAATGTTTGAGGAAAAGAAGGAG GTGTTCGTACCCAGCTATTCTggtaaaacaatgaaaatggtaaaaatcaATGACATTGAAGACTACGAAAGTCTTCCATTAACCAAATGGAATATTAAACAACCCCGAGCTGGTGATTCGAGAGAAAACGCAAATCTCACAG GTGGTCTAGATTTGATATTGTTGCCAGGAGTAGCATTTACAAAAAGTGGTGGTAGAATGGGTCACGGAATGGGTTATTACGACAAATATATACAGGGTTTATTCGACACTTGTCCTGGTCGTGCAGCACCAAATGAATGGAGAGGCAATTTGAACggaaaaatgaacgaaaagaaaacaatccTCATAGGACTTGCATTTAAGCAACAAGTTGTCGAAAATGTTCCAATAGATGAGACAGATATTTTACTAGATTCTGTCATTACAAGTGAGTga
- the LOC119073528 gene encoding facilitated trehalose transporter Tret1-like isoform X2 yields MDDLAYQKPASTLSDGKDRYLFQYVVAFSASMLLFSSAISFGWTSPSLPLLMDGESTYIRITSDEGSWIVAIYVIGTISVPIPAAFLMDRFGRKKTLLVGSVPLLVGWILVVVSKSISLIYVSRVLCGFSYGLSYSVLPMYLAEISSDKIRGSITIILTVMAKCGILFSYLVGSYTSLYTAALISMAPPIIFVSCFIWLPDSPYFLIGKNRGKEAIRSLERLRGHRDVQAEYERMCITVRKSEDNKGAIKEIMSRNNIRAAIIIMGLGGIQQFCGSQAVISYAQIIFNEIGSELGAAESSFILAAVQIIASAFSSLIVDRFGRRPLLLFSVSGAAICNTIVGIYFFLNHQGNDVRSISWLPMTAIMIFIVSYTLGLATVTFVVLGEVFPKNLRAAAGAVFTIFASVCGFAVAKMFQLVTDNVGSHATFWIFAGFSYLFIPFIWFIIPETKNKSLDTILEELRIRKR; encoded by the exons ATGGACGATTTAGCGTATCAGAAACCTGCCAGTACACTCTCTGATGGCAAGGATCGATACCTTTTCCAATATGTGGTAGCATTTTCAG CTtccatgcttttgttttcctctGCTATATCGTTTGGTTGGACCAGTCCTTCACTACCATTACTCATGGATGGTGAAAGTACCTATATTCGCATTACAAGTGATGAAGGATCTTGGATTGTTGCTATCTACGTAATTGGAACGATTTCCGTACCGATACCGGCAGCATTTCTGATGGATCG ATTCGGTCGTAAGAAAACTCTTCTGGTCGGTTCAGTGCCACTACTGGTTGGTTGGATATTGGTTGtcgtttcaaaatcaattagTTTGATTTATGTGTCACGAGTTTTGTGTGGTTTTTCGTATGGATTGAGTTATTCCGTGTTACCTATGTATTTAGCTGAAATATCTTCGGATAAAATCAGAGGGTCTATTACGATCATTCTCACAGTCATGGCTAAATGTGGGATTTTATTCTCATACCTTGTTGGAAGTTACACATCATTATATACCGCTGCCTTGATCT CAATGGCTCCTCCAATAATATTTGTTTCGTGCTTCATTTGGCTACCGGATTCCCCGTACTTTTTGATAGGAAAAAACAGAGGTAAGGAAGCCATTAGAAGTTTGGAAAGGCTAAGGGGCCATAGAGATGTTCAAGCTGAGTACGAACGAATGTGCATTACCGTGAGAAAATCTGAAGATAACAAAGGGGCTATCAAAGAAATAATGTCGCGGAATAATATACGTGCTGCAATTATTATCATGGGCCTGGGTGGCATCCAACAGTTCTGTGGAAGCCAGGCTGTTATATCTTAtgctcaaattatttttaacgagATTGGAAGTGAATTGGGAGCGGCAGAGAGTAGCTTTATCTTAGCGGCCGTACAGATTATTGCTTCAGCATTTTCATCTTTAATTGTGGATAGATTTGGCAGGAGGCCGTTGCTGTTGTTTTCTGTTAGTGGTGCCGCAATTTGCAATACAATCGTAGGAATATATTTCTTCTTGAACCATCAAGGAAATGATGTTCGTTCAATTTCCTGGCTTCCCATGACGGCTATAATGATCTTCATTGTATCGTACACTCTCGGACTTGCAACTGTTACATTCGTTGTGCTGGGTgaagtttttccgaaaaatttgCGTGCAGCTGCAGGAGCTGTATTTACAATATTTGCATCTGTGTGTGGGTTTGCTGTcgcaaaaatgtttcaattggTCACAGACAATGTGGGAAGTCATGCAACGTTCTGGATATTTGCGGGATTCAGTTATCTGTTCATTCCGTTCATTTGGTTTATAATACCAGAGACGAAAAATAAGTCCTTGGACACTATTCTAGAGGAATTGCGGATTAGGAA GCGTTAG
- the LOC119073630 gene encoding protein swallow-like, which yields MDCDKRSPSNRYELKYASQDALNTKRRYQHVQSKVKVYIDNLRKEDEERRRVKITRHRSEPSELAEWNKPDQLDQSSTDWRLVLEKKNVECNEMKERLHDMKTYGDTMHDLLNAERLRRKELQKKLDAIRKDLKIVNSCTWSDPGFRGGDQIAENTKIGSRGINTTDDVGMYIEDKVMNNSIEWLGEVGSDEIVADENDKTILLEPVEVLAVNKGMKYRVKKLLRCCTPCVKD from the exons atggATTGTGATAAGCGAAGTCCATCGAACAG ATATGAATTGAAATATGCATCTCAAGATGCGCTCAACACAAAGAGAAGATATCAACATGTACAGAGCAAAGTCAAAGTATACATTGATAATCTTCGAAAAGAAGATGAAGAACGGCGTAGAGTGAAAATAACGCGTCATAGATCTGAACCATCCGAATTAGCGGAATGGAATAAGCCCGATCAATTGGATCAATCAAGCACCGATTGGAGATTAGTGCTGGAAAAGAAGAATGTCGAATGCAACGAAATGAAAGAGCGATTGCATGATATGAAAACGTACGGTGACACAATGCACGATTTATTAAACGCTGAACGATTGCGG AGAAAAGAACTGCAAAAGAAGTTGGACGCAATTCGAAAAGAcctcaaaattgtaaatagtTGCACTTGGAGTGATCCAGGTTTCCGAGGTGGCGATCAAATTGCGGAAAACACTAAAATTGGTTCCAGAGGAATAAACACCACCGATGATGTTGGGATGTACATTGAAGATAAAGTTATGAACAACAGCATTGAATGGTTGGGTGAAGTCGGATCAGATGAAATAGTGGCCGATGAAAACGACAAAACAATTCTGTTGGAGCCGGTTGAAGTTCTGGCGGTGAATAAAGGTATGAAATACCGTGTGAAAAAATTATTGCGTTGTTGTACTCCGTGCGTCAAAGATTAA
- the LOC119073625 gene encoding 5-formyltetrahydrofolate cyclo-ligase isoform X2 — MIALIKPVLRTMSTVSNPAKKLLRAEIKKVLASMTKEDQAKQSASITHQITSMEIFKQSSRVSVYLSTDGEVSTKELLNVMFEEKKEVFVPSYSGKTMKMVKINDIEDYESLPLTKWNIKQPRAGDSRENANLTGGLDLILLPGVAFTKSGGRMGHGMGYYDKYIQGLFDTCPGRAAPNEWRGNLNGKMNEKKTILIGLAFKQQVVENVPIDETDILLDSVITSE; from the exons AACAATGTCGACCGTTTCgaatccagctaaaaaactacTCCGagcagaaataaaaaaagttcttgCATCGATGACGAAGGAGGATCAAGCTAAGCAATCTGCGTCGATAACACATCAG ATTACATCGATGGAAATATTCAAACAATCTAGTCGTGTGAGCGTCTATCTAAGTACGGATGGCGAAGTGTCTACTAAAGAATTACTGAATGTAATGTTTGAGGAAAAGAAGGAG GTGTTCGTACCCAGCTATTCTggtaaaacaatgaaaatggtaaaaatcaATGACATTGAAGACTACGAAAGTCTTCCATTAACCAAATGGAATATTAAACAACCCCGAGCTGGTGATTCGAGAGAAAACGCAAATCTCACAG GTGGTCTAGATTTGATATTGTTGCCAGGAGTAGCATTTACAAAAAGTGGTGGTAGAATGGGTCACGGAATGGGTTATTACGACAAATATATACAGGGTTTATTCGACACTTGTCCTGGTCGTGCAGCACCAAATGAATGGAGAGGCAATTTGAACggaaaaatgaacgaaaagaaaacaatccTCATAGGACTTGCATTTAAGCAACAAGTTGTCGAAAATGTTCCAATAGATGAGACAGATATTTTACTAGATTCTGTCATTACAAGTGAGTga
- the LOC119073467 gene encoding ubiquitin carboxyl-terminal hydrolase 38, with product MAVKQSTTENEEKYPISRILDFINEQEQRALIIQDYSKIALRIVELLGCIDQPKQEHIKQIAVVDEFLNKISEQVDIIKICSIGLQGVLIKDNPSAVAGIILHRLEMVRMPKFYVIFPDEQHMRKALNNLFSWMRFTFFIRNLDKWILKVLSDLQENKMYSILLDVASKHIKHIALCMVLPVTQSQAEPIFFNVLTSVQHTSTIFDLLKSKIPCMLSNLRNYPALQQRLVDTVKALIDHFNTFPDHQNYSDLDNIISKNYSVSSNYKQQLEIQPWHDTSPIYQYITTNARVGLENLGNTCYMNSILQALMLTKHFRQEMLFIEIQSNLFELIQRLLALLLHSNRPALSPDMILKAACPPAFHEGHQQDCSEFLGHLLESLHTQEKSYQSSSTKQLQIRTNHVEYSDVCGSSAGTDSTAPLSPNELQVETPRTLVQKTFDGSISIVYKCLNCGTTSKQNDSFRDLHLSFPDTETNSKHQYSIEDLLDYYCSMERLDADNKYFCDICKMLCDGERTINIVNPPRYLVLTLKYFKYDKKINMRTKLTHNVNHNPKISVKVLSEDGLSEHFVQYRLYAAVVHSGVSMDSGHYFTYGSDQPDDGDGRWYKFNDSFVTECNITALKSLRSPNTPYVLFYEREYESDHSAATTPNNCDDSNNYPSLNDLPTRLRTYVDYENNRYEMEKRLRQPKFGAVSNFTNNFSSDNDDDQPPPPSSCGGNSFDIGSPYIL from the exons ATGGCAGTGAAACAATCTACCACcgaaaatgaggaaaaataTCCCATCAGCAGAATACTGGATTTTATCAACGAGCAGGAACAGAGAGCGTTAATTATTCAAGACTATTCGAAAATTGCTCTCCGGATTGTGGAACTATTAG gaTGCATTGATCAGCCGAAACAGGAACACATTAAGCAGATTGCCGTGGTTGATGAATTCCTGAACAAGATTTCCGAGCAAGTTGACATTATCAAAATATGTTCCATCGGACTTCAAGGTGTACTAATAAAGG ATAATCCGTCAGCTGTTGCCGGAATTATTTTGCATCGATTGGAGATGGTGAGAATGCCTAAATTCTATGTCATCTTTCCCGATGAGCAGCACATGAGAAAAGCGCTGAACAATCTGTTTTCTTGGATGCGATTCACGTTCTTCATTCGGAATCTAGACAAATGGATACTGAAAGTACTGAGCGACTTACAG gaaaacaaaatgtattcTATCCTGTTGGATGTCGCGAGTAAGCACATCAAACACATTGCATTATGTATGGTGCTCCCAGTTACTCAAAGTCAAGCGGAGCCGATATTTTTCAACGTTCTGACATCAGTTCAGCACACGTCAACCATTTTCGATTTACTCAAAAGCAAAATCCCTTGTATGCTGTCGAATCTTCGTAACTATCCGGCTTTGCAACAACGGTTGGTTGACACAGTCAAAGCATTGATTGATCATTTCAACACGTTTCCAGATCATCAGAATTATTCTGATTTG GACAACataatatcaaaaaactatTCTGTGTCCAGTAACTATAAGCAACAATTGGAAATACAACCATGGCATGACACGTCTCCAATCTATCAATATATAACGACTAACGCGCGCGTTGGCTTAGAGAATTTGGGAAATACTTGCTACATGAACAGCATTTTACAGGCCCTCATGCTCACGAAACA CTTTCGTCAAGAAATGTTGTTCATCGAAATCCAATCGAATTTATTCGAATTGATTCAAAGACTCTTAGCCCTATTATTGCATTCCAACCGGCCGGCACTGTCACCGGACATGATCCTGAAAGCGGCTTGTCCACCAGCTTTTCATGAAGGCCATCAGCAGGACTGTTCGGAATTTCTCGGTCATTTACTGGAATCCTTGCACACACAAGAGAAGTCATATCAGAGTTCGTCAACCAAACAATTGCAAATTCGTACGAATCATGTCGAATATTCGGATGTGTGTGGGTCGAGTGCTGGTACAGATTCAACAGCACCGTTGAGTCCGAATGAGTTACAGGTGGAAACACCTCGGACGTTGGTTCAGAAAACGTTCGATGGATCGATATCGATTGTCTACAAGTGCCTTAATTGCGGTACGACCAGTAAACAGAATGATTCATTTCGAGATTTGCACCTGTCTTTTCCGGACACTGAGACGAATTCCAAGCATCAATATTCCATTGAGGATTTACTGGACTACTACTGTTCGATGGAACGACTGGACGCCGACAATAAATACTTTTGTGACATTTGTAAAATGTTATGCGACGGCGAACGAACAATCAACATTGTCAATCCGCCCCGCTACTTGGTGTTGAcactaaaatatttcaaatacgACAAAAAGATCAACATGCGCACGAAATTAACACATAACGTCAATCACAATCCGAAGATATCGGTAAAGGTATTGTCTGAAGATGGACTCAGCGAGCACTTTGTCCAGTACCGTTTATACGCAGCGGTCGTTCATTCTGGCGTTAGTATGGATTCGGGACACTATTTCACATACGGATCAGATCAACCGGACGATGGCGATGGACGGTGGTATAAGTTTAACGATAGTTTTGTTACCGAATGCAATATTACGGCATTGAAAAGTCTCCGATCGCCAAACACACCATACGTACTATTTTACGAACGTGAATATGAGAGCGATCACTCAGCTGCCACTACACCAAATAATTGTGATGACAGCAACAACTATCCGTCTCTCAACGACTTGCCCACACGATTGCGGACATATGTTGATTACGAAAATAATCGGTACGAGATGGAGAAACGGTTACGTCAACCGAAATTCGGTGCTGTAAGCAATTTCACCAACAATTTCTCGTCGGACAATGACGATGATCAACCACCACCGCCGAGTTCTTGTGGAGGAAATTCGTTTGATATCGGAAGTCCTTACATCTTATGA
- the LOC119073528 gene encoding facilitated trehalose transporter Tret1-like isoform X1, translated as MDDLAYQKPASTLSDGKDRYLFQYVVAFSASMLLFSSAISFGWTSPSLPLLMDGESTYIRITSDEGSWIVAIYVIGTISVPIPAAFLMDRFGRKKTLLVGSVPLLVGWILVVVSKSISLIYVSRVLCGFSYGLSYSVLPMYLAEISSDKIRGSITIILTVMAKCGILFSYLVGSYTSLYTAALISMAPPIIFVSCFIWLPDSPYFLIGKNRGKEAIRSLERLRGHRDVQAEYERMCITVRKSEDNKGAIKEIMSRNNIRAAIIIMGLGGIQQFCGSQAVISYAQIIFNEIGSELGAAESSFILAAVQIIASAFSSLIVDRFGRRPLLLFSVSGAAICNTIVGIYFFLNHQGNDVRSISWLPMTAIMIFIVSYTLGLATVTFVVLGEVFPKNLRAAAGAVFTIFASVCGFAVAKMFQLVTDNVGSHATFWIFAGFSYLFIPFIWFIIPETKNKSLDTILEELRIRKSVKSSM; from the exons ATGGACGATTTAGCGTATCAGAAACCTGCCAGTACACTCTCTGATGGCAAGGATCGATACCTTTTCCAATATGTGGTAGCATTTTCAG CTtccatgcttttgttttcctctGCTATATCGTTTGGTTGGACCAGTCCTTCACTACCATTACTCATGGATGGTGAAAGTACCTATATTCGCATTACAAGTGATGAAGGATCTTGGATTGTTGCTATCTACGTAATTGGAACGATTTCCGTACCGATACCGGCAGCATTTCTGATGGATCG ATTCGGTCGTAAGAAAACTCTTCTGGTCGGTTCAGTGCCACTACTGGTTGGTTGGATATTGGTTGtcgtttcaaaatcaattagTTTGATTTATGTGTCACGAGTTTTGTGTGGTTTTTCGTATGGATTGAGTTATTCCGTGTTACCTATGTATTTAGCTGAAATATCTTCGGATAAAATCAGAGGGTCTATTACGATCATTCTCACAGTCATGGCTAAATGTGGGATTTTATTCTCATACCTTGTTGGAAGTTACACATCATTATATACCGCTGCCTTGATCT CAATGGCTCCTCCAATAATATTTGTTTCGTGCTTCATTTGGCTACCGGATTCCCCGTACTTTTTGATAGGAAAAAACAGAGGTAAGGAAGCCATTAGAAGTTTGGAAAGGCTAAGGGGCCATAGAGATGTTCAAGCTGAGTACGAACGAATGTGCATTACCGTGAGAAAATCTGAAGATAACAAAGGGGCTATCAAAGAAATAATGTCGCGGAATAATATACGTGCTGCAATTATTATCATGGGCCTGGGTGGCATCCAACAGTTCTGTGGAAGCCAGGCTGTTATATCTTAtgctcaaattatttttaacgagATTGGAAGTGAATTGGGAGCGGCAGAGAGTAGCTTTATCTTAGCGGCCGTACAGATTATTGCTTCAGCATTTTCATCTTTAATTGTGGATAGATTTGGCAGGAGGCCGTTGCTGTTGTTTTCTGTTAGTGGTGCCGCAATTTGCAATACAATCGTAGGAATATATTTCTTCTTGAACCATCAAGGAAATGATGTTCGTTCAATTTCCTGGCTTCCCATGACGGCTATAATGATCTTCATTGTATCGTACACTCTCGGACTTGCAACTGTTACATTCGTTGTGCTGGGTgaagtttttccgaaaaatttgCGTGCAGCTGCAGGAGCTGTATTTACAATATTTGCATCTGTGTGTGGGTTTGCTGTcgcaaaaatgtttcaattggTCACAGACAATGTGGGAAGTCATGCAACGTTCTGGATATTTGCGGGATTCAGTTATCTGTTCATTCCGTTCATTTGGTTTATAATACCAGAGACGAAAAATAAGTCCTTGGACACTATTCTAGAGGAATTGCGGATTAGGAAGTCAGTTAAAAGCTCAATGTGA
- the LOC119073625 gene encoding 5-formyltetrahydrofolate cyclo-ligase isoform X1 produces MKQIQLKYENDKNVSITQFGSSIHHVRFAITMSTVSNPAKKLLRAEIKKVLASMTKEDQAKQSASITHQITSMEIFKQSSRVSVYLSTDGEVSTKELLNVMFEEKKEVFVPSYSGKTMKMVKINDIEDYESLPLTKWNIKQPRAGDSRENANLTGGLDLILLPGVAFTKSGGRMGHGMGYYDKYIQGLFDTCPGRAAPNEWRGNLNGKMNEKKTILIGLAFKQQVVENVPIDETDILLDSVITSE; encoded by the exons ATGAAACAAATACAACTTAAATacgaaaatgataaaaatgtgTCCATAACACAATTTGGTTCGTCAATTCATCACGTTCGTTTCGCAAT AACAATGTCGACCGTTTCgaatccagctaaaaaactacTCCGagcagaaataaaaaaagttcttgCATCGATGACGAAGGAGGATCAAGCTAAGCAATCTGCGTCGATAACACATCAG ATTACATCGATGGAAATATTCAAACAATCTAGTCGTGTGAGCGTCTATCTAAGTACGGATGGCGAAGTGTCTACTAAAGAATTACTGAATGTAATGTTTGAGGAAAAGAAGGAG GTGTTCGTACCCAGCTATTCTggtaaaacaatgaaaatggtaaaaatcaATGACATTGAAGACTACGAAAGTCTTCCATTAACCAAATGGAATATTAAACAACCCCGAGCTGGTGATTCGAGAGAAAACGCAAATCTCACAG GTGGTCTAGATTTGATATTGTTGCCAGGAGTAGCATTTACAAAAAGTGGTGGTAGAATGGGTCACGGAATGGGTTATTACGACAAATATATACAGGGTTTATTCGACACTTGTCCTGGTCGTGCAGCACCAAATGAATGGAGAGGCAATTTGAACggaaaaatgaacgaaaagaaaacaatccTCATAGGACTTGCATTTAAGCAACAAGTTGTCGAAAATGTTCCAATAGATGAGACAGATATTTTACTAGATTCTGTCATTACAAGTGAGTga